In the Clostridium beijerinckii genome, one interval contains:
- a CDS encoding sirohydrochlorin cobaltochelatase — translation MRKAILVVSFGTSHLEALKNSIEKIENKIKEEFKDYEVFRAFTAHFIIKKLKAKDNLDILTPEEALEDLKSRGFEEVIVQPLHIIPGEEFDYIKGVVERRKNDFKDLKLGRPIFFYQGMNGLPEDYSLFIESIKDVFEGEESVILFGHGTEHPSNAVYGMLQTVLVDEDYENVFVATVEGYPTVENVVKKLKKKGINKTKLVPLLLVAGDHVKNDMASDEDHSLKTRLQKEGIEVKLHMHGLGELDKFDGLYINRIYDSIENKYINAGRTKKLR, via the coding sequence ATGAGAAAAGCTATTTTAGTAGTTAGTTTCGGAACAAGCCATTTAGAGGCGCTTAAGAATTCAATTGAAAAGATTGAAAATAAAATCAAAGAGGAATTCAAAGATTATGAAGTTTTTAGAGCTTTTACAGCTCATTTTATAATAAAGAAATTAAAGGCAAAGGATAATTTGGATATATTAACACCAGAAGAAGCACTAGAAGATTTGAAATCTAGAGGATTTGAAGAAGTTATAGTGCAGCCGCTTCATATAATTCCAGGAGAAGAATTTGATTACATAAAAGGCGTTGTGGAGCGAAGGAAAAATGATTTTAAAGATCTTAAGCTTGGAAGACCGATATTTTTTTATCAAGGAATGAATGGATTACCAGAAGATTATTCTTTATTTATTGAAAGTATTAAAGATGTTTTCGAAGGTGAAGAAAGTGTAATATTATTTGGCCACGGTACAGAACATCCATCTAATGCAGTCTATGGAATGCTGCAAACTGTTTTGGTAGATGAAGATTATGAGAATGTTTTTGTGGCAACTGTAGAAGGGTACCCAACAGTTGAAAATGTAGTAAAGAAGTTAAAGAAAAAAGGAATAAATAAGACAAAACTTGTTCCTCTATTACTTGTGGCAGGTGATCACGTAAAGAATGATATGGCATCAGATGAAGATCATTCTTTAAAGACTAGGCTTCAAAAAGAAGGAATTGAAGTGAAGTTACATATGCACGGACTTGGAGAGCTTGATAAATTTGATGGACTCTATATAAATAGAATTTATGACTCAATTGAGAATAAATATATAAACGCTGGAAGGACTAAAAAACTTAGATAG